One window from the genome of Entelurus aequoreus isolate RoL-2023_Sb linkage group LG04, RoL_Eaeq_v1.1, whole genome shotgun sequence encodes:
- the LOC133647841 gene encoding uncharacterized protein LOC133647841, protein MAPSFVVVEFLGEHSVAVVPTKWTEDDGKNTFCYWPRPNPTHSRIRKAEIPDKQFWERLPIRVFRKTLTEDFDKALQYEKQAKMFSSPEEVLTKRSHITPERYRNDEEDVFDADDEEEIRPKKKCRKEKTQIFVQAPPLPELPTFNFPISSEYQTTSASTSQYQTTPRHPGRPHSPARSSTSRLSPDSNASSSSQYQTTPASTIFQLNMKVQNILENQGEIMRMLRGLAAQSVGPESVDVQDLIDQPFETLEQLKAFCERLDTDLLLRKQLVKALTALGGQNLADTVRTMLRKIATNKVLEQLGLRGKSGKVAFEDLPLYRIINKACRGVYKQTTTAEVDCELGEVLKLATFRKGGSKFEEKRRN, encoded by the exons ATGGCTCCTTCTTTTGTGGTCGTTGAGTTCCTTGGTGAACATTCAGTCGCTGTTGTCCCAACCAAATGGACAGAAGATGATGGAAAG AATACCTTCTGCTATTGGCCAAGGCCAAATCCTACCCACTCCAGAATCCGGAAAGCTGAGATTCCTGACAAACAATTCTGGGAGAGGCTGCCAATTCGGGTTTTCAGGAAAACATTGACTG AAGACTTTGACAAGGCCCTTCAATACGAAAAACAAGCTAAAATGTTTTCGAGCCCAGAAGAAGTGTTAACCAAACGGAGCCACATCACCCCTGAACGCTATAGAAACGATGAGGAAGATGTGTTTGATGCTGACG atgaagaggaaattcggccaaaaaagaagtgcagaaaagagaaaacacagatcttcgtccaggcacccccactgccagagctcccaacctttaactttccaatctccagcgagtaccagaccacttcagccagtaccagccaataccagaccactccaaggcatccaggccgacctcacagcccagcgagaagcagcacttccaggctcagtccagacagcaatgcatccagctcaagccagtaccagaccactccagccagtacga ttttccagttgaacatgaaagttcaaaatatacttgagaaccagggggaaattatgcgcatgctgagagggctggcagcacagtctgtggggccagaatctgtggatgttcaagatctcattgatcagcctttcgagactcttgagcagctgaaggccttctgtgaacggctcgacactgatcttctgctcagaaagcagctg gtgaaagctcttactgctcttggtgggcagaatttggcagacacggtgaggacaatgctgaggaaaattgccacaaacaaagtcctggagcagcttggcctccgtggaaagtcaggaaaagtggcgtttgaggacttgcccctttacagaataataaata aggcatgcaggggtgtttacaagcagacgaccacagctgaagtggattgtgagcttggagaggtcctgaaactggccacttttcgaaagggaggttcaaaatttgag gagaagaggaggaattaa